Proteins encoded in a region of the Stieleria neptunia genome:
- a CDS encoding caspase family protein, with product MAKANQRAGWRKSNKRVVAATTTEFGHRGRESRKLLFRVSMLSTLGVLLLALLVYMLRRSPDRDVPMIVAAVSQSGARANHSALFTAPNPFALEDVELLWAWFGGGVNDPSENVVVVGNPNDASGVMGHETNRLITAITKPLANVQPGGPGGDMIAIYLSAHGFVDKGTPYLAVGDSRADREDTWIRFQDLFDEIVRTLEERGNDSKDVRTVIFIDAARVGPQWDWGQFSESFSEACQRVTRNASDRIAVVLSASPGQRSWWDPRKGHGLFTKALVEALTGKGDLDQNEMVTVGEIAEYLKRQVNEDAKATWDATQTPMIVGRQAADWNFISQPGPQPAPSLPIVDHAQLRSEFAEVDKLWQRHNRLARMTHPPLAFNPLGWATLEKKLARLDALLLSGKGYRDRFATIRSGCESDLAQFELGPDTMPDVSSLPELALRDYFRGDGHELVDLNEDERAAFREMIGNWRKKPDVAAAIQVPMSEAQAIRFLLSWIEEKKYDAESLTLASELLERANLVTGAQPASLIESQLMRLCSAPDLTHLEPQSVATLFECQNLSRQTLCSDDLRASFWIRKRFHDLQQQRLACVDRMLSRNGGEQGIGRSRWREVGDGFESLAQSASEISQAYKLRDQMLHSIPRIAETLMVDMEAFDYQEQFPDSQTRAIVGRAIDSLGTLVSSLQLPQDDDNQPVAAREPQIQAARLKAQKAFDALTDRIIDRLNLATKEKAGDAKGLRQNFALLAGSGTDRAELRQRVHTRLCDLIADVSAGVGTVKSNQPVPDGGETATTLDLMAIGRKHVWDHWLSVAGDPALLAATAPPTTSAPPTAGDAAAPNLVELFQATGVSFRKQVAELAGGRLGERTLADDVIQDPIQRSEAKASLPTTRRKIEGWDTYLRARTILFTYAPPEVEKIGKGRFAIDQQLFLFDHASRTMDEFWCGAREGDQPFFVDAANRLLQSRNQNPLFPTIKLNLDGVDLSARLAAAGTAAVAKRSLQPQPAEDLRVGNLLKFVLGTEVQFVLDRPASIPVGYASVWSRLGDQSKTVLLEPPAGASSQPSDVAAITVPMSVPADTAADEASIVTGVFFRGMRRTGRIAFKTLTGGTRMVFRLPNYAEPAARVIRRQKEPERLLLVMDCSRSMGIGTNAGLPRLEVAKTAVTGFLNGLTPEVEVGLIVFGDQFGFKETLINPLTGKRSRDGKPKIWPVEVNGQYKFRVEQLVQGQVIDAGHVAGNEQIASNPNFDVRVAAPIKPLDARQVRDLRSKISNLGAIGTTPTYRAIVEAYKQLGRRRGHIIVLTDGLPATVHTEGTNVDDLSDQAQALYAKNQKTIKLTFVRYLISAKKLEDEFRGAKFLDAADGKALLRHLQTIRSKPEVSWERNRETASIKADFDSVVSISQWPPSGVATPSGHPVLPAENYSIRATLPDDGDPVDESTDVRVEGGEQFELILADKQLSHQPFNFRFSPFSKIATELTDASRFQVRAGAMSRRVDRQLTIQVAIESASGDQGNGKFTPRPSDIWVELTGIDSRAASGGRQETYSFSLPEFLERQPIPILLCRIDDFDARYDQVAVKAWLRFGDQRLAGTPIPLDRPDLITLDDLPGVSFRTQREPNSGGGIRVTVTEQYADEREPNSIRVLPSPLPDEASTVVYRDKRVVTRTFDFADAEASVSLSAIAASEIQKQSTLAAKGAVPIDFDSR from the coding sequence ATGGCCAAAGCCAATCAACGAGCCGGATGGCGCAAATCGAACAAACGCGTGGTCGCCGCGACGACGACGGAATTCGGTCATCGCGGCCGCGAGAGCCGCAAACTGTTGTTTCGCGTCAGCATGCTATCCACGTTGGGCGTGCTGTTGTTGGCGCTGCTGGTTTATATGTTGCGTCGTTCGCCCGACCGTGATGTCCCGATGATCGTCGCGGCGGTCTCGCAATCGGGCGCGCGGGCGAACCATTCGGCCTTGTTCACCGCACCGAATCCCTTCGCGCTCGAAGACGTCGAATTGTTGTGGGCTTGGTTCGGGGGCGGCGTCAACGATCCGTCTGAAAATGTCGTCGTCGTCGGCAATCCGAATGATGCGTCGGGCGTGATGGGCCACGAAACGAACCGCTTGATCACCGCGATCACCAAGCCGCTGGCGAACGTCCAGCCCGGCGGCCCGGGCGGGGACATGATCGCGATCTATCTGAGCGCCCACGGGTTCGTCGACAAGGGGACGCCGTATCTGGCCGTCGGGGATAGCCGCGCCGATCGCGAAGACACCTGGATCCGCTTTCAGGACTTGTTCGACGAAATCGTCCGCACCCTGGAGGAACGCGGCAACGATTCCAAGGACGTCAGGACGGTGATCTTCATCGATGCGGCGCGTGTCGGTCCGCAATGGGACTGGGGCCAGTTTTCCGAATCGTTTTCCGAAGCCTGTCAGCGGGTGACCCGCAACGCGTCGGACCGGATCGCCGTCGTGCTGTCGGCCAGCCCCGGGCAACGCAGTTGGTGGGATCCACGCAAAGGCCATGGGCTGTTTACCAAAGCCCTGGTCGAAGCGTTGACCGGAAAAGGCGACCTGGATCAAAACGAAATGGTCACCGTGGGCGAGATCGCCGAGTATCTCAAACGCCAGGTGAACGAAGACGCCAAGGCGACGTGGGATGCGACGCAGACGCCGATGATCGTCGGCCGCCAGGCGGCGGATTGGAATTTCATCAGCCAGCCGGGCCCCCAGCCGGCACCGTCGCTGCCGATCGTCGACCATGCCCAGCTCCGCAGCGAGTTCGCCGAAGTCGACAAGCTGTGGCAACGTCATAATCGACTGGCCCGCATGACGCACCCGCCGTTGGCGTTCAACCCCTTGGGCTGGGCGACCCTGGAAAAGAAACTCGCCCGCTTGGATGCCCTGCTGCTGTCCGGAAAAGGATACCGGGACCGGTTTGCCACAATCCGTTCGGGCTGTGAAAGCGATTTGGCGCAGTTCGAACTCGGACCCGATACGATGCCCGACGTCAGCTCGTTGCCGGAACTGGCGCTGCGCGATTATTTTCGCGGCGACGGTCACGAACTGGTCGACTTGAACGAGGACGAGCGGGCGGCGTTTCGTGAGATGATCGGCAATTGGCGCAAGAAGCCTGACGTCGCCGCTGCCATTCAAGTGCCGATGAGCGAGGCGCAAGCGATCCGGTTTCTGTTGTCGTGGATCGAGGAAAAAAAGTATGACGCGGAATCACTGACGCTTGCCTCGGAGTTGTTGGAGCGTGCCAATTTGGTGACCGGAGCCCAGCCGGCGTCGTTGATCGAGTCTCAACTGATGCGACTTTGCTCGGCGCCCGACCTGACGCACCTGGAACCGCAATCCGTTGCGACGCTGTTTGAATGCCAAAACCTGAGTCGCCAGACCCTGTGCAGCGATGATCTGCGGGCGTCGTTTTGGATTCGAAAGCGTTTCCATGACCTGCAACAGCAACGATTGGCATGCGTGGATCGAATGTTGTCGCGCAATGGTGGCGAACAGGGGATCGGACGCAGTCGCTGGCGCGAGGTCGGTGACGGGTTCGAGTCGCTGGCGCAATCCGCATCCGAGATATCGCAAGCTTACAAACTGCGCGACCAGATGCTGCATTCCATCCCACGCATCGCGGAGACGTTGATGGTTGATATGGAGGCGTTCGACTATCAAGAACAGTTTCCCGACAGCCAAACACGCGCGATCGTCGGACGCGCGATCGATAGCCTCGGCACGCTCGTGTCCAGTTTGCAGCTTCCCCAAGACGACGACAACCAGCCCGTCGCGGCGCGAGAGCCACAGATTCAGGCGGCGCGTTTGAAGGCGCAAAAGGCGTTCGACGCGCTGACCGATCGGATCATCGATCGATTGAATCTGGCGACCAAGGAAAAAGCCGGGGATGCCAAGGGCTTACGCCAGAATTTCGCGCTGCTGGCCGGGTCGGGGACCGATCGTGCGGAACTGCGACAACGCGTCCACACGCGGCTGTGTGATCTGATCGCCGATGTCAGCGCCGGCGTGGGAACCGTCAAGAGCAATCAGCCGGTTCCCGACGGTGGCGAGACGGCGACGACGCTGGATCTGATGGCGATCGGTCGCAAGCACGTCTGGGACCATTGGCTGAGCGTGGCCGGCGACCCCGCACTGCTGGCCGCCACCGCTCCGCCGACCACCTCCGCTCCGCCGACCGCCGGCGATGCCGCGGCCCCGAATTTGGTCGAGCTGTTTCAAGCCACCGGCGTTTCCTTTCGAAAACAGGTGGCCGAGCTCGCCGGGGGACGCCTGGGCGAGCGGACGCTGGCCGACGACGTGATTCAAGATCCGATCCAACGCTCCGAAGCAAAGGCGTCGTTGCCGACGACACGACGAAAAATCGAGGGTTGGGACACCTACCTGCGGGCCCGGACGATCCTGTTCACCTACGCTCCCCCGGAAGTCGAAAAGATCGGCAAGGGGCGTTTTGCCATCGACCAGCAATTGTTCCTGTTCGACCATGCCTCGCGGACGATGGATGAATTTTGGTGTGGCGCACGCGAGGGCGATCAACCGTTCTTCGTCGACGCCGCCAATCGGTTGCTTCAATCACGCAATCAGAATCCGCTGTTTCCGACGATCAAATTGAATTTGGACGGGGTGGACTTGAGCGCCCGCTTGGCGGCGGCCGGCACAGCAGCGGTCGCAAAGCGATCCTTGCAGCCCCAACCCGCGGAAGACCTTCGCGTGGGCAACTTGTTGAAATTTGTGCTCGGAACGGAGGTGCAGTTTGTGCTCGACCGTCCGGCTTCCATCCCGGTCGGGTACGCATCGGTCTGGTCCAGGCTGGGCGATCAGTCCAAGACCGTGTTGTTGGAGCCGCCCGCGGGGGCATCCTCGCAGCCGTCGGACGTGGCGGCCATTACAGTCCCGATGTCGGTCCCGGCGGATACCGCGGCAGATGAAGCATCGATCGTCACCGGCGTGTTTTTCCGCGGCATGAGACGCACCGGACGCATCGCGTTTAAGACGCTGACCGGGGGGACGCGGATGGTGTTTCGGCTGCCCAACTATGCCGAACCGGCGGCCCGCGTCATCCGCCGCCAGAAAGAACCCGAGCGGTTGCTGCTGGTGATGGATTGCTCGCGTTCGATGGGCATCGGCACCAATGCCGGGTTGCCGCGTCTGGAGGTCGCCAAGACCGCGGTCACCGGGTTCCTGAACGGACTGACGCCGGAGGTGGAAGTCGGACTGATCGTCTTCGGTGATCAATTCGGTTTCAAGGAGACGTTGATCAATCCGTTGACCGGCAAGCGGAGTCGCGACGGCAAACCAAAAATCTGGCCGGTCGAAGTCAACGGGCAGTATAAATTTCGCGTCGAGCAACTCGTCCAGGGACAAGTCATCGACGCCGGCCATGTCGCCGGAAACGAACAGATCGCCAGCAACCCGAACTTTGACGTTCGCGTCGCCGCACCGATCAAGCCGCTCGACGCCCGCCAAGTCCGTGATCTGAGGAGCAAGATCTCAAACCTCGGCGCGATCGGCACCACGCCGACCTATCGAGCGATCGTCGAAGCCTACAAGCAACTCGGACGCCGCCGCGGTCACATCATCGTGCTGACCGATGGGTTGCCCGCGACGGTACACACCGAAGGCACCAACGTCGACGATTTGAGTGACCAGGCACAAGCCCTGTACGCCAAGAATCAGAAGACGATCAAATTGACCTTTGTCCGTTACTTGATCAGCGCCAAGAAACTCGAGGACGAATTCCGCGGGGCAAAGTTTCTCGATGCCGCCGACGGCAAGGCTCTGCTGCGGCACTTGCAAACCATCCGTTCCAAACCGGAAGTCTCTTGGGAGCGGAATCGCGAAACGGCGAGCATCAAGGCCGACTTCGATTCGGTGGTCTCCATTTCGCAGTGGCCGCCCAGCGGTGTCGCGACCCCGAGCGGGCATCCGGTCTTGCCTGCGGAGAATTATTCCATTCGGGCGACGCTGCCCGATGATGGCGACCCGGTCGACGAATCGACGGACGTCCGTGTCGAAGGCGGCGAGCAGTTTGAGTTGATCTTGGCGGACAAGCAGTTGTCGCACCAGCCGTTCAATTTCCGGTTCAGCCCGTTCAGCAAGATCGCGACGGAGTTAACCGATGCCAGCCGTTTCCAAGTGCGCGCCGGTGCGATGAGCAGACGCGTCGACCGCCAGTTGACGATTCAGGTGGCGATCGAAAGCGCCAGCGGTGACCAGGGGAATGGAAAATTTACGCCGCGGCCTTCAGATATCTGGGTCGAACTGACGGGGATCGACAGTCGTGCGGCAAGCGGCGGACGCCAAGAGACGTATTCGTTCAGTCTGCCCGAGTTTCTGGAGCGTCAACCGATTCCGATTCTGCTCTGCCGCATCGATGATTTTGATGCACGGTATGACCAAGTCGCCGTCAAAGCGTGGCTGCGGTTTGGCGATCAACGTCTGGCCGGCACCCCGATTCCGTTGGATCGGCCGGATCTGATCACGCTGGACGACTTGCCCGGCGTCTCGTTTCGAACCCAACGGGAACCCAATTCCGGAGGCGGGATTCGCGTCACGGTCACCG
- a CDS encoding prolyl hydroxylase family protein, whose translation MSKLIRVNDEVFTIPDLCSAEECDHWIAHGESLGYEQATVNSERGPRRMPDVRNNARVIFDDPKLADHLWQRIATDIPYSAKGRQAVGLNERLRYYRYDVGQKFDWHADGCVRLDGGVQSLLTFLIYLNDDFSGGETRFRHGVKIEPKKGMALLFCHWQKHTGKEVLQGRKYVLRSDVMYKKSDHAEA comes from the coding sequence GTGTCAAAACTGATCCGCGTCAACGACGAAGTCTTTACGATTCCGGACTTGTGTTCTGCTGAGGAATGCGATCACTGGATCGCGCACGGCGAGTCACTCGGGTACGAGCAGGCCACCGTGAATTCCGAGCGTGGGCCTCGGCGCATGCCCGACGTGCGCAACAACGCCCGCGTGATTTTCGATGATCCAAAGCTGGCCGACCATCTCTGGCAGCGGATTGCGACGGACATCCCCTATTCGGCCAAAGGCCGCCAAGCGGTGGGGCTCAATGAGCGGCTGAGGTATTATCGGTACGATGTCGGTCAGAAATTTGATTGGCATGCCGACGGATGCGTCCGACTCGACGGCGGGGTGCAGAGTCTGCTCACCTTTCTGATTTATTTAAACGACGACTTTTCCGGTGGCGAAACTCGGTTCCGGCACGGCGTGAAGATCGAGCCCAAAAAAGGAATGGCGTTGCTGTTTTGCCATTGGCAAAAACACACCGGGAAGGAAGTGCTGCAAGGTCGCAAGTATGTGCTCCGATCGGACGTCATGTACAAGAAATCCGATCACGCCGAAGCGTGA
- a CDS encoding pyrophosphate--fructose-6-phosphate 1-phosphotransferase, with protein sequence MAVKKVGILTAGGLAPCLSSGIGALIERYTELAPEVEIVCYRSGYKGLLLGDSFAVNQNVRDNAALLHKRGGSPIGNSRVKLTNVADCVKRGLVQEGQDPLEVAAERLKQDGVDVLHTIGGDDTNTSAADLAAFLRKNGYELTVVGLPKTVDNDVIPIKQSLGAWTAAEQGARFFENVVAEQNANPRMLIVHEVMGRNCGWLTAATALKYRNLLDQMEFLPDAGLSRQRDEVHGVYIPEMHFDLEQEAARLRTIMDDIDCVNIFISEGAGVDTIVEEMQSRGEEVPKDAFGHYKLDAVNPGKWFGEQFAKMLGAEKTLVQKSGYFSRAARANDEDLALIKQCADKAVECALAGEGGVIGEDEERGDELRAIEFERIKGGKPFNKDAPWFLDLLTAIGQPHDTTALQPQ encoded by the coding sequence ATGGCAGTTAAGAAGGTAGGCATCCTGACGGCAGGCGGACTGGCGCCCTGCCTTTCTTCGGGAATCGGCGCCCTGATCGAGCGTTACACCGAGTTGGCGCCGGAAGTCGAAATCGTCTGTTACCGTTCGGGCTACAAGGGCTTGCTGTTGGGCGACAGCTTTGCCGTCAACCAGAACGTGCGCGACAACGCGGCCCTGCTGCACAAACGTGGCGGCAGCCCGATCGGCAACAGCCGCGTCAAATTGACGAACGTGGCTGACTGCGTCAAACGCGGCCTGGTCCAAGAAGGCCAGGATCCACTGGAAGTCGCAGCGGAGCGGCTCAAGCAAGACGGAGTCGACGTGCTGCACACGATCGGGGGTGACGACACCAACACGTCGGCTGCCGATCTCGCCGCGTTCCTGAGAAAAAACGGCTACGAATTGACGGTCGTCGGGCTTCCCAAAACCGTCGACAACGACGTGATCCCGATCAAGCAAAGTCTGGGTGCCTGGACGGCCGCCGAGCAGGGCGCCAGGTTCTTCGAAAACGTGGTGGCCGAGCAAAACGCCAACCCGCGGATGTTGATCGTGCACGAAGTGATGGGCCGCAATTGCGGCTGGCTGACTGCTGCGACGGCGCTCAAGTACCGCAATCTACTCGACCAAATGGAATTCCTGCCTGACGCCGGACTCAGTCGCCAGCGCGATGAAGTGCATGGCGTTTATATCCCCGAAATGCACTTCGACCTGGAACAAGAAGCCGCACGTCTGCGCACCATCATGGACGACATCGACTGCGTCAACATCTTCATCTCCGAGGGTGCCGGCGTGGATACCATCGTGGAGGAAATGCAGTCGCGCGGCGAGGAAGTGCCCAAGGATGCGTTCGGCCACTACAAGTTGGACGCGGTGAATCCCGGCAAGTGGTTTGGTGAGCAATTTGCCAAGATGCTCGGTGCGGAAAAGACGCTGGTCCAAAAGAGCGGCTACTTCAGCCGCGCCGCCCGCGCCAACGACGAAGACTTGGCGTTGATCAAGCAATGCGCCGACAAAGCCGTCGAATGTGCCCTGGCGGGTGAAGGCGGCGTGATTGGCGAAGACGAAGAGCGAGGCGACGAATTGCGAGCGATCGAATTCGAACGGATCAAAGGTGGCAAGCCCTTCAATAAAGACGCGCCCTGGTTCCTCGATCTACTCACCGCCATCGGCCAACCCCACGACACCACCGCACTGCAACCCCAGTGA
- a CDS encoding NTP/NDP exchange transporter — protein sequence MAIWAAAWFFFVLLSYSVVRPVRETMGAIGGTKQLQGLMLVTFAAMLIAVPIYASLVNRLPRRWLVRVVYHFFSVSLLVFSASLSFGDEFVRVWAARTFFIWVNVFGLFATSVFWSVLADLFSSEQGKRLFGRIAAGGTVGAVTGSLLTSQVATALSTAGLLLIPMVTLQAGLWCAWRLEKRVAIDPQFAATRPQRDPGPAPTVGGLWEGVTHVLQSSYLASICVFLFFVQAAGTQLYFQQAEIVGASVPDDQSKTQLFAYIDFATQILTLTAQLVLSGWMLRRLGVGVSLMALPLIYIVSFSVLSVYGSLAVVATAMVVTRATGYGITVPAREVLFTVVSRKDKYKSKSFIDTVVLRGGDAISSQVLGSLRNLAGFGFATLNFWTLPILAVWSYAAFRLGRRQQQLAAQQPDGQEPPNENDDSTDNKR from the coding sequence GTGGCGATTTGGGCGGCGGCTTGGTTCTTCTTTGTGTTGCTCAGCTACAGCGTCGTTCGTCCGGTGCGGGAGACGATGGGAGCGATCGGCGGCACCAAGCAACTGCAAGGGCTGATGCTGGTGACGTTTGCCGCCATGCTGATTGCCGTTCCGATCTATGCGTCGCTGGTCAATCGGCTGCCGCGACGCTGGCTGGTCCGCGTCGTGTATCATTTTTTCAGCGTGTCGCTGCTGGTCTTCAGTGCCTCGCTCAGTTTCGGTGATGAATTCGTTCGCGTTTGGGCGGCCCGAACGTTCTTCATTTGGGTCAACGTTTTCGGCTTGTTTGCGACCAGCGTGTTTTGGTCCGTTCTGGCGGACCTGTTCAGCAGCGAGCAAGGGAAACGGCTGTTCGGTCGCATCGCCGCCGGCGGAACCGTCGGTGCGGTGACGGGATCGCTGTTGACCAGCCAGGTGGCGACCGCGTTGTCCACCGCCGGTTTGTTGCTGATCCCGATGGTCACGCTGCAGGCGGGACTGTGGTGCGCGTGGCGGCTGGAGAAGCGTGTCGCGATCGATCCCCAGTTCGCGGCGACACGACCGCAGCGTGATCCCGGCCCGGCGCCGACGGTGGGCGGGCTTTGGGAGGGCGTGACCCATGTCCTTCAATCCTCGTACCTGGCCTCGATCTGCGTGTTCCTGTTCTTCGTTCAAGCGGCCGGGACACAGTTGTATTTTCAGCAGGCCGAAATTGTCGGGGCGAGCGTTCCGGATGATCAATCCAAGACCCAGCTGTTCGCCTACATCGACTTTGCGACACAGATTTTGACGCTGACGGCCCAGCTGGTCTTGTCCGGCTGGATGCTGCGACGACTGGGGGTCGGTGTCTCGTTGATGGCGCTGCCGCTGATTTATATCGTTTCCTTTTCGGTCTTGTCGGTCTACGGCAGCCTGGCGGTCGTCGCCACGGCCATGGTCGTGACGCGGGCGACCGGCTATGGAATCACCGTGCCGGCCCGCGAGGTGTTGTTTACCGTCGTCAGCCGTAAAGACAAATACAAGTCGAAAAGCTTCATCGACACGGTCGTGCTACGCGGCGGTGACGCGATCTCCAGTCAAGTCCTGGGATCGCTGCGAAACCTCGCCGGCTTCGGGTTCGCGACGCTAAATTTTTGGACGCTGCCGATCCTGGCGGTTTGGTCCTACGCCGCCTTCCGCCTCGGCCGCCGCCAACAGCAACTCGCCGCCCAGCAACCCGACGGACAGGAGCCGCCTAACGAAAACGACGATAGCACCGACAATAAACGGTAG
- a CDS encoding enoyl-CoA hydratase-related protein, which produces MSYGDILFEAQDGVATITINRPEVYNAFRAETCEELIDAFKRAAWEDAIGVVVLTGAGGKAFSTGGDQSAHEGQYQGRGTIGLPLEELQAAIRETPKPVIARVQGYAIGGGNVLALLCDLTIAAESAVFGQVGPRVGSVDPGFGTAYMGRVIGEKRAREMWFLCRQYSGAEAVRMGLANVVVPDSELDKEVEQWCREILEKSPTALAIAKYSMNADSAHISGLSAMGLQAVKLFYGTEESKEGVRAFKQKRKPEFGKYRT; this is translated from the coding sequence ATGAGCTATGGGGACATTTTGTTCGAAGCACAGGACGGCGTGGCGACGATCACGATCAACCGGCCGGAGGTCTACAATGCGTTCCGCGCCGAGACCTGCGAAGAATTGATCGATGCGTTCAAACGAGCCGCCTGGGAGGATGCGATCGGAGTCGTCGTGTTGACCGGCGCCGGCGGCAAAGCGTTTTCCACCGGCGGCGACCAGTCCGCCCACGAAGGCCAGTATCAAGGACGCGGCACGATCGGGTTGCCGCTGGAGGAACTGCAAGCGGCGATCCGCGAGACTCCCAAACCGGTCATCGCCAGGGTGCAAGGTTATGCGATCGGCGGCGGCAACGTGTTGGCGCTGTTGTGTGACCTGACCATTGCCGCCGAATCCGCGGTGTTCGGTCAAGTCGGTCCCCGTGTCGGTTCGGTCGACCCCGGTTTTGGGACCGCCTACATGGGGCGCGTGATCGGCGAAAAACGCGCGCGGGAAATGTGGTTCCTGTGTCGCCAATACTCCGGTGCCGAAGCCGTCCGGATGGGCTTGGCAAACGTCGTCGTGCCGGACAGCGAGCTGGACAAGGAAGTCGAACAGTGGTGCCGGGAGATTTTGGAAAAGAGCCCCACGGCGCTGGCCATCGCCAAGTATTCCATGAATGCCGACAGCGCCCACATCAGCGGCCTTTCGGCGATGGGCTTGCAAGCGGTCAAACTGTTCTACGGCACCGAGGAATCGAAAGAAGGTGTCCGAGCCTTCAAACAGAAACGCAAACCGGAGTTCGGCAAATATCGAACCTAG
- a CDS encoding methyltransferase domain-containing protein: MCLQPIDLDPAPGPVTRRVAQWIEAGRRAGKSVDCFDYIPSSAELLHAYLRVIPGKRYCEWGSGPGIGTGIAAMLGFQATGIEINPELTQRAVELFRQFDLSAETINASYHDVVVPTDVVFVYCWPGQAVSVRERFVAVMPPGTWLLMADGAERFSAFLRGYEDG, encoded by the coding sequence ATGTGTCTCCAGCCCATCGATCTCGATCCCGCCCCCGGTCCCGTCACACGACGTGTGGCTCAATGGATCGAAGCGGGCCGCCGGGCCGGCAAGTCCGTGGATTGCTTTGATTACATCCCCAGCAGCGCCGAACTGCTGCACGCCTACTTGCGCGTGATCCCTGGAAAACGTTATTGCGAGTGGGGCAGCGGGCCGGGGATCGGCACCGGCATCGCAGCGATGCTGGGTTTCCAGGCGACGGGCATTGAAATTAACCCCGAATTGACACAGCGTGCGGTCGAACTGTTCCGGCAATTTGATCTATCGGCCGAGACGATCAACGCCAGCTATCACGATGTGGTGGTGCCGACCGACGTGGTGTTTGTTTATTGTTGGCCCGGGCAAGCAGTGTCGGTCCGAGAGCGATTCGTCGCGGTGATGCCACCGGGGACGTGGTTGTTGATGGCCGACGGTGCCGAACGCTTTTCCGCATTCTTGCGGGGTTACGAAGACGGGTAA
- a CDS encoding PP2C family protein-serine/threonine phosphatase, whose translation MRRIWSISVGLSGIGLGTRRHRKEVEGRLNTEQQLKEKEIRLTTFTERSARLKAEQVNLETQAQLRLAGTIQQRLLPESAPLIPGLDLAGLSYPAEVTSGDFYDFVTMPDGCLGVVIADVSGHGTGPALLATETCAYLRALAETYSDVGEILTRLNKLLAPDFEDGYFVTLFLGRLNPTDHSFVYAGAGHQSYLLDADGHVKTLESTGLPLGLVDDAVIETSVPITLQPSQLILCLTDGIPEAAAGDSDYYGNQRALDLVKTNRQRPAAEIIEALCRDAQAFSAPDPQYDDMTAVVLKVESRSNQASA comes from the coding sequence ATGAGAAGGATCTGGTCTATCTCCGTTGGCTTGTCGGGCATCGGGCTCGGGACGCGTCGTCATCGCAAAGAGGTTGAAGGCCGACTGAACACTGAACAGCAATTGAAAGAAAAAGAGATTCGCTTGACAACGTTTACCGAACGCAGTGCTCGGCTGAAAGCCGAACAGGTGAACTTGGAAACCCAAGCCCAGCTTCGTTTGGCCGGAACCATTCAACAGCGGTTGTTGCCCGAGTCGGCGCCCCTGATCCCCGGCTTGGACCTGGCCGGTTTATCGTATCCTGCGGAGGTCACCAGCGGCGATTTCTATGACTTCGTGACGATGCCGGATGGTTGCCTGGGCGTTGTCATCGCAGACGTCAGCGGCCACGGAACCGGGCCCGCCCTGTTGGCGACGGAAACCTGCGCCTACCTCCGTGCGCTGGCCGAAACCTACTCCGACGTCGGTGAAATCTTGACGCGTCTGAACAAGTTGTTGGCCCCCGACTTTGAAGACGGCTATTTTGTGACGCTGTTTTTGGGCCGCCTGAATCCGACAGACCACTCGTTTGTCTACGCGGGTGCCGGACATCAAAGTTACTTGCTCGACGCCGACGGCCACGTGAAAACGCTCGAGTCCACCGGTCTGCCGCTGGGCTTGGTCGACGACGCGGTGATCGAGACGTCGGTGCCGATCACCTTGCAACCCTCGCAGCTGATTCTCTGCCTGACCGATGGCATCCCCGAAGCCGCGGCCGGCGACAGTGACTATTACGGCAATCAGCGGGCGCTGGACTTGGTCAAGACCAACCGCCAACGTCCGGCCGCCGAAATCATCGAAGCACTGTGCCGCGACGCCCAGGCATTCTCAGCCCCCGATCCCCAGTACGACGACATGACAGCCGTCGTGCTGAAAGTGGAATCACGCTCCAATCAAGCGTCGGCGTGA